The DNA window GGACATCGCACCGGCCTCAGAGATTCCTTCTTCGAGAATCTGTCCTTTCTTGTCTTCTCGATACCACAGGAATGATTCCTTATCAACCGGCTCATACAGCTGGCCATCCGGTGCATAGATGCCAATTTGTCTGAAGAGGCCCTCCATGCCAAAGGTTCTGGCTTCATCAGAGACAATGGGTACAATCCTCTCTCCTATGTTCTTGTCCTTAACCAGCTTGGTAAGCAGGCGGACAAAGGCCATGGTAGTGGAAAGTTCTCTCTCCCCAGTGGAGGCATGCATATCCTCAAAGCTCTTGGTTGTGGGGACCGTCAGTTTTTCGCCATCCTTATGGCGGTAGGGTACAGGTCCTCCCATTATCTCGCGGCGCCTGGCAAGGAATTTGCCTTCTTTGCTCTCAGGATCCGGTTTGATAAACACCATACTCTTTGCCTGTTCATCATCAATGGGTACATGGAAATGGTCCCTGAAGGCGAGAAGATCGCTCTCTTCCATGTGCTTCAGGTTATGAGCACCCATAGCACCCTCTCCGCTGCCCATGCCAAAGCCCTTGATGGTCTTGAACAGAATGACCGTAGGTTTTCCCTTGTGGTTTGTTGCTGCATGGAATGCCTGGTAGATCTTTCTGGGGTCATGGCCTCCACGGCTTAACTGCCAAAGATCCTTATCCGTCATCCCTTCAACAAGCGATTCAAGGTACTCATCTCCAGAGAAGAGTTTTTCTCTCAGATATGCTGGGCCTCTAGCTTGCAGGGTCTGGAACTCACCATCAACCATGGTTGCCAGTTTCTGCAGGAGAATACCCTTGGTATCCTTCTCAAGGATGGCGTCCCATTCAGTTCCCCAGATAACCTTGATTACATTCCACCCAGCACCTCTGAACTTTCCTTCAAGTTCCTGGATTATCTTTCCATTACCACGAACCGGTCCATCGAGACGTTGCAGGTTGCAGTTAACCACAAAGATAAGGTTATCAAGCTTCTCCCTGGAAGCAAGCGAGAGTGCTGAAAGTGATTCTGGCTCATCAGACTCTCCGTCTCCCATAAAGACCCAGACCTTCCTGTCTCCACTTTCCTTCAAGCCCCTGTCTTCCATATATTTCATGAATCGTGCCTGATAGATAGCCATCGAAGGACCAAGGCCCATCGAAACGGTTGGGAACTGCCAGAATTCCGGCATCAGGTAGGGGTGTGGATAGGAAGAGAGTCCCTTGCCCCCTGTCTCCTGTCTGAAATGTTCCAGTTGTTCTTCGCTCAGTCGTCCTTCTATATAGGCCCGGGCATACATGCCAGGAGAGGAGTGACCTTGGAAGTAGATCATATCAGCGCCGTGTTCGGATTCTGGTCCCTTGAAGAACCAATTGAAGCCTACTTCATACATTGCTGAAGAGGATGAGTAGCTGGCGATATGCCCGCCCAATCCTTTTCCATCTTCATTTGCCTTGGCTACCATTACCATGGCATTCCATCGAACAAATGCTGATACATTTCGTGCAATAAGCGATTCTTCCGGTGGAATGACCGCATTGCTGTCTAGGTTTGTTGTATTGATATAGGGGCTAATAACCCCAGGGGATGTGGTAACACCTTTGTTACGTGCAACTTGGGTAAGTTCTGAAAGCAAATAATCAGTTTTCTGATCGCCTTCATGCTCTATGACACCCTCTAACGACTCCAGCCAATCTTTCGTCTCTGCAGGGTCTGGATCATGAAAAATCTTTTTACTCATACTTTTCCTCCGATAGTGAGTGTACGTACTTACAGCATTCTTTAAACAAAAAATAACGTCTGTATGTCTTTAAAATATACTACCGGAATAGTAGAAATTCAACATGAGAATCTGGTGAATACTGAATAATCCATATCATTAAGAGTAAAAAAATATATTTGTTATAAAGAGTTGTATAATAATAGTACAAAATAAAGTATTGGGCAATATAAAATGGATCCTTCTCTGTTTCCTGCTTATCCTTGTCGAGTGATTCTCATGTCAGCTCATACTTGGAGTCATCCAAAATGGATAGTTCCAATATGTTAGTGGGAAAATGAGGGATGCAAGGGTCAAGAAGCAGATGCATACATACATTGATAAGTTGTTAACTAATAGAATGCGTAGTGAATATAACTTCAGCTTCTATACCAAAATCCTGAATCCATAGAATTATTGATTGAAAAGGAATATTACACACCTTATACTATCTACAGGAAGAATAAAAATTCTACAGAACAAAAAGGAGGCCTTATGAACACTAGGAAAACTCGGACAATCCTGTATCTCGCCATTGTCTTGATGGTTGGGGGAAGCTTCCTAGGCAGTTGGGTGAATTCAGGAATGGGAAAAGCAAAGGTAGAGGAAGTAGCAATCTGGCAAGAGCCAGGATTCAAGGTGAGTGGGAATCTTTATACACCGAGGAATATTGAAGGAAAGGCTCCAGCAATTCTGGCGATCCATGGATTGAATAATCAAAAGAATCACATGGCAAATACTGCATTAGAGTTTGCTCGTAGAGGGTATATAGTGCTTTCCATGGATATGAGTGGCCATGGGCGGTCAACCGGTAAAAATCTCGACCACGGTGCTGGTGGACCTGCAGGTCTAGCTTATTTGCGAAGTCTTCCAAACGTTGATACAGAAAATATTGGTATCGTAGGGATGTCACAAGGAGGTTTTGCAGGTGCAATGGGAGCGATCACCTCCAACCCAGATGGGTACTCCTCAGTCTTTTTTATGGAATCAGAGGTCAATGCACCTGGTTCAATGGATCTCTCAGCTGCCAAGTATGTGAAGAATGCTGCATTCAACATTGGTACTGTTACTGAATTGGGTGTCATGATATTCATTGGAAAGGGCTCGGATGCACCCGTATCCCCTGTGCTACAGCCCCTGTTTGGGACTGAGGACCCAATTGAAATTGAGAAGATCTATGGTTCGATTGAGGATGGAACTGCAAGAATTCTCTACCAACCATGGGAGAATCATGCGGGTTCAACCGATTCAATACCTGCAATAAAGAATGCATTGGAGTGGATGCAGCTTACGTTGGAAGGTGGAACTGGTCTTTCTCAAAACAAACAAATCTGGCCAATCAAGCTTGTTGGTACCGCCCTTGCTTTGTTTGGAGCTATGCTATTCCTTTTCCCCATGGGGTCTCTGTTGCTTGAATCAAGATATTTCAAGGAACTCAAGGAGGAAGTACCAGAGTATCGTGGTTATAGAAAGAGAGAGTGGTGGATAGGTGCACTGATTACCACTTCACTTGGTCCTCTTTTGTATCTATTTGTATGGAACAATATGTTTTTTGTTCCTTGGATCGCCCCAAACAGAATCTGGCCCCAAAACTTCACGAATGTGTATATGGTTTGGTCGATTCTCGTAGGAATCATCAGTATAATCCTTCTGGTTGCAGGGCATTTCTTGGTACTGAAAAAACGAGGAGCAGGTTTGGTTCAGTATGGACTCACCGATACCACAGAGACATTCAATTGGACAAGAATCCGTAAATCGTTCTTGCTGGCTGTCATTATCTTGGTCCCTGTATACCTATTGTTGGTATTCGTTGATGCTGTATGGCATGTTGACTTCAGGGCGTGGGTACTAACACTGCTGCCGCTGACAGGAAAACGATTCTTGGCTTTTCTTGGCTATCTTGTACCATTCTCAATATTCTTTATTCCTCAAGGAATATCGTTTGCTGGTTTTCAAAGACCTGGAAATGGAAAGCTCAGTTTGGGAAAAGAGATGCTTATCAACTCGGTTGTACTGACTCTTGGCGCAGCAATCTGGTTATTATTGTTATATATCCCAATTATTGCAGGAGGTTCCATTATCTTTGGCGCCGATCCATTGACACAAACTGCTGCTGGGATGGGTGGAATATACTATCTGCCGTTGCTGGTTTTGTGGCCATTGGTTGCTTGTTTATACACCTACTTCTTCCGTAAAACGGGTAGGGTTTATGTAGGCACCAGTATAGTCACGCTGTTTATTGTGTGGTACTTAGCTGCAGCTGGTTCTTTTGCAGTTATGTTGTAGATTGGTTTTTATTCAAACGTTCTAGCCATAGTACTCTGACAAGTTCATGGTGCTATGGCTTTGTGTTTTAAGAAACAGTGGGTATGGTATACTCTGTTGAAATATGCTTAGATTGTAATTATTTTTGAAAGAACCTTCATAAGAGTTCATACAGTTTGGAGTGTTTCATGGAATTGACCTGGATGGGACGTTATAGAAACCTAGTCGGACAATTGATCAGATATGCCAACATATACGTTCGTGGATATAATATTGAATTGGGTGGAGAAGAGGGGATAACCCTTTCAGCACAAAGCTGGCAGGTCTTGGAGTGTATCATCGAGCACGAGGATGAAACTCTTAAGATGGCAGAGCTTTCTAAATACCTTGGTATGCCTCAAAGTACTTTCTCAAAGTATGTAAAGAAACTGGTTGAACAAAATCTAGCTGAACGATATCGAAAAGAAGATAACCGAAAAGAAGTTATTCTAAGACCATCGGAATATGGAAGAGATTTCTATGTCCATAAAAGCAAGGGTCTCTTGGAATTAGGGTATAAGGAAATGTTCAACCTACTGGAGAATGTACCAGATGAAGCACTGAACGCGATGGTATCAGCGATAGAAAATCTCGCAAACCATCTTGAGATGGACACCAACGAATTTTCCAAAACCCGCCTGATAAAGCTCGAAGACTAGCTGATTCTGCGATCAGTGGTTCCAAAATCCTGCTAAGTGAATACATTACCTTCAAGTGAGATAGGTGTATAACCCTAGATTCCTCTGTAATTTGGGTGTAAGGTAAAAGCAAGACGGATTGGTAAGGATCATCAGATGAGTACTTTGTACGTAGAACTTCTTGGTTCACCAAGGTTCAGCGTAGATTCTCGGAAGGTATCCTTCGCTCGAAGAAGATCCAAAGCTCTGTTGAGCTATCTAATTTGTACTGAAAGAAGAGCTACGAGGGAAGAGCTGGCTGACTTATTCTGGCCAGATAGCAGTGCTTCTCGAGCGATGGGTTCATTGCGTACAGTACTATCTGAAATTCAAGCTCATTTACAGGGTACTTTCTTGCAATCAGAGGGGGATGTCCTGTACCTCGATACCACCCATGTTAGTTGTGACCTCCTTTTCTTCAGAAATATTCTTGAAAGTGGTCCAGACCTGTCCGCCATGCGCGAGGCTGCAGGACTTTGGAAAGGTGGGTTCCTGAAGGGATTCTCTATCAGTGCATCCCCAAGATTTTCTGCATGGCAGATACAGGAAGAACAGAGTGTGTTTTACGAGTATAAGCAACTGCTACGATCAATGTATGAAACCGAGATAAAGAATGGTGACTACCTCTCAGCATTGGGACATGCACGTGCTTACTTGCACCTCGATACCTTCGATGAGGAAGGACATAGGGCAGTCATGTATATACATGCACTACGAGGAGAGAGGAAACTTGCATTGCAGCAGTACGATACCTGCAGAACTATCATGTGGGATGAATTCGAGACTGAAGTTGACGATGAAACATTAGCGCTTGTGCAACGAATTAAAACTGGGGAGATCCGAAAAGAGCGTTTATCCATCATGGATAATACCCATGCTCCAAGACTGGCAATACTTCCCTTATATAGAGTTGATATTGAGAATCATGAGGTACTGCTTTTCCTCAATATGGTGATGGAGGCATTGGAGGACTACTTTGCAGTGGTACCGCATCTGAGAATCATCTCCAGAACCTCCACCCTGGCCTATAAGGATTCCGGTAAGCGGTTGTCACTCATAGCAGCAGAGCTCCAGGCCGATTATATTATCGAAGGTTTTTGTCGTGGCGATGAGACCTCACTGATGATTGAGGCAAGACTCTTGCAGACAAAACCTGATGAAGTAACCGCAATAAAGACAATAACCCTCTCTCCCCATACAGATAACCCAGCTGTTGCTGCCCGATATATTGGTGATGCGATCAATATGCATTTTTCCCCGACCACCGGCCCCGAAATACCAAAAACTGAGCAAGGGAGAAAAAATCAGAATACTGGGCATGTCTCTACATTCAACAGCAAGTTGAAGCTGCAGGCAAAACACCTTTTGAGGATTGATGAGGAGGGAGTTTGCCTGAAGGCAGTTGCATTATTTAGCGAGGCTGTACGACTGGATCCTTCTGATGCGGAAGCATGGGCTGGAATTGGTTCTGCATTGTTAGCCTACAGTGATAAAGGGATTTGTTTCCCTAATCGTACAGACAAGTTACAGGAAGCCGAGAAAGTGGCGAGAAAAGCACTTGAAATTGATGAAGAGGAACCAACAGCCTTGACCATCCTTGGAAATATTGCTGTGCAGAAAGATTGGGATTTCGATAGGGCAGAGGAGCTCTTTCAAAAATCTTTGCAGCTTAGACCGAACAACACCAGAACGCTGCGAGATTATGCAGAGCTCTGCATCATGACTGGCCGCTATGAGGAAGCCCGCAGGTTTTCTGAGTATGTGAATGCCTTGGATCCTGTGAATCATCATAATTTCAAGATCCGATTCTGGCTGCATCTTGTTTTTCATGAGTTTCAGAAGGCGGAAGAGGTAGTAAGGCAACACTTCATTCTCTATCCCGATCCTCCACTCGATCAGATACTACATGCCCATATTCACATGATCCGTGGGAATATTGATGCTGCCATGAGATGCTTTGCAGATATAGATCCTAACAAGGAGATGCCGCTCTCTTGGAATCATGCATTCCTGGTGGGTATTGGATACTGCTATGCGATGAAAGGCCGGACCGATGAAGCCTATACCGTTATTGAGCAGTTGCAACAGAGTAAGTCGGGTGCCGTGTATCCTTATATACCTATCTCCCAGATATTTATTGGTTTGGGAGAGTATGAATCAGCTCTGGATTGGGTTGAGATTGCAGTTGAAGCCCATGACCCTGGTCTCTTCTTCTTGGCAGTGAATCCACTGTTCCATCCACTGGAAAAGTATGCACGGATGGAAAAAATTCTTCAGAAAACCAAGTTAGTTCTTGTAAATTTGTAATTGTGACGTTTCCTGTAACGGTGTTTGTAGCATCTCTGAGATGCCTGATCTGTAAGATGCATATATCTACAGTATAGATCAGGAGGTTCGATTATGAACAACATGAGAAAACACACGGTATTTCTTACTGTTCTCTTGCTTGTCTCTTCATTGTGCTTCGTTTCTGGGGCAGAGCTGAACTCAGAGCAGGCAATTGCCTGTTTGTGCGGGGCTCCCTCCGCTCTTCCTGAGGAAGAGGTTGCTGTTTCTCTTCCAGATGGGTTCTTTTCTCAGTATGAAGCCAAGCATGGCTATGTGTATGCACCGGATGACAACATGCTACCCAATAAGGTAGGGGAGGCTTTCCTCTATAGGAATCAGCATGATGCCTTAGGTGAGGTGGTGATAGCATTGAACCAGATGGAAAGGGAATCACCCTATGTGTATGCAACTGATGGTTCCATCAAAGTGACCATGAATGGACAAGAACAAATACTGTCCATGGATACCGTCGACTATGTATGCGATGCCGGAGACAATGACCTCTGTTATCGTCTGGCGTGTACTCCAGAGTCTGGATGTGACAGCAACATAGATCAGGTATATGCACTTTGTTATAGTTGTAAGGAAAATCAATCAGTATTGGTTGGATCTCTTTCATATTTCTCCCAAAAGGGTGAATTGGAGGTGTCATACCCCTTCTTTATTACCGGGAGAAACGAATTTGAGGCAGAACGCCATCTCCAGAAAAAGATTACCGTTGCCACAGCATATTGACTTGTGGTTCGTACAGTTGCGGCTCTCTTGTTGGATGTATGTTAAAAGCCAGAGACGTACAAAAAGAGAGGGCAGTCTCCATTGACGAAAAGGGGCTACTGGAAAAACCAGTAGCCCGCTTGTCTCGCATTATGTGTTTCTAATCGTCAAAGGCGTCTTTGACATTCCACTCCTTCCAGACATTACCGACAAGTTCCGGACCCGGTTTAAGAGTCTTCTTGCCTGGCTTCCATCCAGATGGTGTAGCTTCGGTACCCTTTGTCTCACGTACCAACTGGAATGCCTGAATCTGACGAAGTGTCTCGTTCACATTGCGTCCAACTGGAGGAGAGAGTACCTCAAATCCCTGAATAATCCCATCTGGATCGATCAGGAATCTGCCTCTTGTGTTTACGCCGCCCTCAGCATCATAGATACCATAGGCTGTTCCGATTGCACCGCCACCATCCGAAAGCATCGGATAGGTTACGCCACCATCGACCATCTTTGAAATCTCATTTTCGTTCCAAATCTTGTGAGTGTAAATACTGTCCACGCTCATTGAGAGTACTTGGACTCCGAGTTTCTCGAACTCGGGATTCTTTTCGGCGACCGCCGAAATTTCTGTCGCTCAGACAAATGTGAAATCACCCGGATAGAAACAGAGTACTACCCATTTGCCGAGGTAATCTGAGAGTTTAACTTCGACAAACTTGCCTTTGTGATAAGCAGGCGCTGAAAAGTCAGGCGCTTTCTGACCAACTTTAATCATGCTCATCTCCTCCTTGATCTGTGTTGCCTGCCCATCGGAGGTTGTTTCTTGTGGAACAACACCGACAGGCCCACTTTTAGGTCGCTGACAACCCGGTTTGAATTCTTCGGGCATTTAGCTTCTCCTTTTCTCAATTGCCCAACGGACAAAGAGAGATTATTTGGTATATATCAGTATAGAAAGCGTATAGTGCTAATGCAAGTGTTAGTTTTATAAAATAAGTATTTTATCTATATTGATACAATATATTAATATCATAGTAAAATCCTTGTTGACAACGCTGGAGAAAGGAATCTACTATCCAAGAGGAAGCTGATAGGATCTGGTGGTCCTCGCGGTCTTCAAAACCGTTGGGCGTGTAGAAGCGTCGGGAGGTTCAATTCCTCCCTCTTCCGAATATGAATGCAACGAAGTTGTCTGGATTGCCACAGATTGAAGTCCTGCTTAGTGAATCATCATTAAGCAGGCATATCGCTGTCATGTCACGGCCCTTGGTAGCTGATACCATAAGGGTGGTGCTTGAGAGAATACGTGGAGAGGTCATTGAAAAAGGAATGGATGTCCCTGACAGGGAATCGATTCTCTCTAGAATAAGCTTGGAGTGTGAACATAGAGAGAAAGACCGTATCCAGAGAGTGATAAATGCAACAGGTGTAATCATTCATACAAATATGGGACGATCACCTTTGAATCGTCAGATCTGGGAGAGAGCAGAGGAAATCAACTGCGGTTACTCCAACTTGGAGCTAGATCTCCTTACTGGTAAGCGGGGCAAAAGAAAAGGTCTCATACCGATGCTTCTCTCTTCATTGACCGGGGCAGAGGATGCTCTGGTGGTGAATAATAATGCCGCTGCCGTCTATCTGATCCTTGCAACCTTTGCAAAAGACAGGAAAGTGATCGTAAGCCGTGGAGAGCAGGTCCAGATCGGGGGTGGGTTCCGGGTCCCGGAGATTCTCAAGGCAACCGGAGCAGGTCTTGTTGAAGTAGGGACAACGAATATCACCACCTTCGAAGATTACGCTGAAGCTGTTACTCCTG is part of the uncultured Sphaerochaeta sp. genome and encodes:
- a CDS encoding acetylxylan esterase — encoded protein: MNTRKTRTILYLAIVLMVGGSFLGSWVNSGMGKAKVEEVAIWQEPGFKVSGNLYTPRNIEGKAPAILAIHGLNNQKNHMANTALEFARRGYIVLSMDMSGHGRSTGKNLDHGAGGPAGLAYLRSLPNVDTENIGIVGMSQGGFAGAMGAITSNPDGYSSVFFMESEVNAPGSMDLSAAKYVKNAAFNIGTVTELGVMIFIGKGSDAPVSPVLQPLFGTEDPIEIEKIYGSIEDGTARILYQPWENHAGSTDSIPAIKNALEWMQLTLEGGTGLSQNKQIWPIKLVGTALALFGAMLFLFPMGSLLLESRYFKELKEEVPEYRGYRKREWWIGALITTSLGPLLYLFVWNNMFFVPWIAPNRIWPQNFTNVYMVWSILVGIISIILLVAGHFLVLKKRGAGLVQYGLTDTTETFNWTRIRKSFLLAVIILVPVYLLLVFVDAVWHVDFRAWVLTLLPLTGKRFLAFLGYLVPFSIFFIPQGISFAGFQRPGNGKLSLGKEMLINSVVLTLGAAIWLLLLYIPIIAGGSIIFGADPLTQTAAGMGGIYYLPLLVLWPLVACLYTYFFRKTGRVYVGTSIVTLFIVWYLAAAGSFAVML
- the prxU gene encoding thioredoxin-dependent peroxiredoxin (Most members of this family contain a selenocysteine.) → MPEEFKPGCQRPKSGPVGVVPQETTSDGQATQIKEEMSMIKVGQKAPDFSAPAYHKGKFVEVKLSDYLGKWVVLCFYPGDFTFVUATEISAVAEKNPEFEKLGVQVLSMSVDSIYTHKIWNENEISKMVDGGVTYPMLSDGGGAIGTAYGIYDAEGGVNTRGRFLIDPDGIIQGFEVLSPPVGRNVNETLRQIQAFQLVRETKGTEATPSGWKPGKKTLKPGPELVGNVWKEWNVKDAFDD
- a CDS encoding winged helix DNA-binding protein, translating into MELTWMGRYRNLVGQLIRYANIYVRGYNIELGGEEGITLSAQSWQVLECIIEHEDETLKMAELSKYLGMPQSTFSKYVKKLVEQNLAERYRKEDNRKEVILRPSEYGRDFYVHKSKGLLELGYKEMFNLLENVPDEALNAMVSAIENLANHLEMDTNEFSKTRLIKLED
- the aceE gene encoding pyruvate dehydrogenase (acetyl-transferring), homodimeric type, whose protein sequence is MSKKIFHDPDPAETKDWLESLEGVIEHEGDQKTDYLLSELTQVARNKGVTTSPGVISPYINTTNLDSNAVIPPEESLIARNVSAFVRWNAMVMVAKANEDGKGLGGHIASYSSSSAMYEVGFNWFFKGPESEHGADMIYFQGHSSPGMYARAYIEGRLSEEQLEHFRQETGGKGLSSYPHPYLMPEFWQFPTVSMGLGPSMAIYQARFMKYMEDRGLKESGDRKVWVFMGDGESDEPESLSALSLASREKLDNLIFVVNCNLQRLDGPVRGNGKIIQELEGKFRGAGWNVIKVIWGTEWDAILEKDTKGILLQKLATMVDGEFQTLQARGPAYLREKLFSGDEYLESLVEGMTDKDLWQLSRGGHDPRKIYQAFHAATNHKGKPTVILFKTIKGFGMGSGEGAMGAHNLKHMEESDLLAFRDHFHVPIDDEQAKSMVFIKPDPESKEGKFLARRREIMGGPVPYRHKDGEKLTVPTTKSFEDMHASTGERELSTTMAFVRLLTKLVKDKNIGERIVPIVSDEARTFGMEGLFRQIGIYAPDGQLYEPVDKESFLWYREDKKGQILEEGISEAGAMSSWIAAATSYANHQVSMIPFFIFYSIFGFQRVGDFIYAAGDSRAKGFLMGATAGRTTLNGEGLQHEDGHGLLLASTHPTCQAYDPTFSYELAVIIQDGMKRMYEDDENIFYYITLMNENYTHPEMPKGAEEGIKKGAYLFRKAKKNKNPVVQLMGSGTILREVIEAAELLSKDFGVESDIWSIPGVNELHRDGVEAERYNLTHPEGKAKIPYLTKVMEGHDGPVVISTDYIRAYPEQIRRLIPNSKVTILGTDGFGRSDFRHALRTFFEVDRYYIAVAALKGLADEGTIPAKKVSEAIKKYAIDVDKPNPLLS
- a CDS encoding tetratricopeptide repeat protein; translated protein: MQSEGDVLYLDTTHVSCDLLFFRNILESGPDLSAMREAAGLWKGGFLKGFSISASPRFSAWQIQEEQSVFYEYKQLLRSMYETEIKNGDYLSALGHARAYLHLDTFDEEGHRAVMYIHALRGERKLALQQYDTCRTIMWDEFETEVDDETLALVQRIKTGEIRKERLSIMDNTHAPRLAILPLYRVDIENHEVLLFLNMVMEALEDYFAVVPHLRIISRTSTLAYKDSGKRLSLIAAELQADYIIEGFCRGDETSLMIEARLLQTKPDEVTAIKTITLSPHTDNPAVAARYIGDAINMHFSPTTGPEIPKTEQGRKNQNTGHVSTFNSKLKLQAKHLLRIDEEGVCLKAVALFSEAVRLDPSDAEAWAGIGSALLAYSDKGICFPNRTDKLQEAEKVARKALEIDEEEPTALTILGNIAVQKDWDFDRAEELFQKSLQLRPNNTRTLRDYAELCIMTGRYEEARRFSEYVNALDPVNHHNFKIRFWLHLVFHEFQKAEEVVRQHFILYPDPPLDQILHAHIHMIRGNIDAAMRCFADIDPNKEMPLSWNHAFLVGIGYCYAMKGRTDEAYTVIEQLQQSKSGAVYPYIPISQIFIGLGEYESALDWVEIAVEAHDPGLFFLAVNPLFHPLEKYARMEKILQKTKLVLVNL